A stretch of the Actinomyces qiguomingii genome encodes the following:
- a CDS encoding sensor histidine kinase, translated as MKVTAPFARATIRTRIIWTIFLVASVALVTSGAAVWMLDLRSIHDDIDNRLVLTRQELRRLAEEGIDPATKEPLTEPAQTLRVYMERSVLGSGEGQLGVVEGAVQWVSAEGIVLRPEDDPELVDRLLAEAEGDISTITTIDTARGHYRVLTVPVTDGNTTAALARVVDLNTAEAGLWRTMRIYASAAAVTMMLVAALAWLGIGRLLRPIWELRNATESIDERDLTTRVRVRGHDDLSALAAAVNHMLDRVQRAVEAQRELLDDVGHELRTPITVVRGHLELIDPDDPDDVKQTSELVLDELDRMVALIGDLLDLARSSQSDFVTPEPTDIEALTLQVFDKSCALGERDWQLGGCATGTTELDPARITQAWLQLAANAVKYSEEDSQVVIGSEISGSELFLWVEDEGIGIAQEDMERIRLRFARTAQATRYASGAGLGLSIVDSIVQAHGGRIAVSSEVGRGSVFTLRIPLTTADETRSVQLKESDKT; from the coding sequence GTGAAGGTCACCGCCCCGTTCGCCCGGGCGACCATCCGCACCCGGATCATTTGGACGATCTTCCTGGTCGCCTCGGTCGCTCTGGTGACCTCTGGCGCAGCCGTGTGGATGCTGGATCTTCGTTCCATCCATGACGACATTGACAACCGTCTGGTTCTCACCCGCCAGGAGCTGCGGCGCCTGGCTGAGGAGGGCATCGACCCGGCCACCAAGGAGCCGTTGACCGAGCCAGCCCAGACACTGCGCGTCTATATGGAGCGCTCGGTACTGGGCTCCGGGGAGGGACAGCTCGGCGTTGTTGAGGGCGCCGTGCAATGGGTGTCGGCCGAGGGGATCGTACTGCGTCCGGAAGACGATCCCGAACTGGTGGATCGGCTGCTGGCCGAAGCAGAAGGCGACATCTCCACCATCACCACCATTGACACCGCCCGCGGACACTACCGAGTACTGACCGTGCCGGTGACGGACGGGAACACGACGGCGGCCCTGGCGCGCGTAGTCGACCTGAACACCGCTGAAGCGGGCCTGTGGCGCACCATGCGCATTTACGCCTCTGCCGCGGCCGTGACCATGATGCTGGTGGCGGCACTGGCGTGGTTGGGCATCGGGCGGCTGCTGCGGCCCATATGGGAGCTACGCAACGCCACGGAGTCGATAGATGAGCGCGACCTGACCACCCGGGTGCGAGTGCGCGGCCATGACGACCTGTCGGCGCTGGCAGCTGCCGTCAATCACATGCTGGACCGGGTGCAGCGTGCGGTTGAGGCCCAGCGGGAGCTGCTCGACGACGTCGGCCACGAACTGCGTACCCCCATCACGGTGGTGCGCGGCCACCTGGAGCTCATCGACCCCGACGACCCCGACGACGTTAAGCAGACCTCGGAGTTGGTCCTGGACGAACTCGACCGGATGGTTGCGCTGATCGGTGACCTGCTTGATCTGGCCCGAAGTTCGCAGAGCGACTTCGTCACCCCCGAACCCACCGACATCGAGGCCTTGACACTGCAAGTGTTCGACAAGTCCTGTGCCCTAGGGGAGCGGGATTGGCAGTTGGGCGGATGCGCCACCGGAACGACTGAACTGGATCCGGCGCGCATCACTCAGGCCTGGTTGCAGCTCGCGGCGAACGCGGTGAAGTACTCCGAAGAGGATTCGCAAGTGGTCATCGGTTCGGAGATCAGCGGGTCTGAACTGTTCCTATGGGTTGAGGACGAGGGCATCGGGATAGCCCAAGAGGATATGGAACGCATCCGGCTCAGGTTCGCCCGAACCGCGCAGGCCACGCGCTACGCCTCAGGCGCCGGCCTCGGCCTGAGCATCGTGGACAGTATCGTGCAAGCTCACGGCGGACGTATTGCGGTTTCCTCCGAGGTTGGGAGAGGATCGGTGTTCACGCTGCGCATTCCCCTGACGACCGCCGACGAGACGCGGTCGGTGCAGCTGAAGGAGTCTGATAAGACATGA
- a CDS encoding phosphotransferase family protein — MSADMDPHTVASPPAMTALRDLAGWERAWPDKDRGLVFECRDSSGHLRAGRINAAGQVDTLPYAQDPALPDLSTRLVAPHAEGRLVVHRAGRRAVVMGTDRVHKLVRVGRAERLADPRAAGPFLRAGLRTAEVLARSESSVHLELLPGRSLHELSDAGLAGWERLTQLWPGVIRPESLPEHTGADEAAVMQRWHRRALRLGAIDTIGAQDELRPALSAAIDTVSALLRKPGDPPAASHRDLHDGQLLWDGTVLSLLDLDTAALAEPALDLGNLAAHVDLARAQGRLGAQAHTHVGRLLDDLAQDLASVPRLSAYYLASRLRLSFVHAFRPGAQQWLPAWTDESLHLAASPDRAWAARIREG; from the coding sequence ATGAGCGCCGATATGGATCCCCACACGGTGGCATCGCCGCCCGCCATGACCGCACTGCGGGACCTGGCCGGGTGGGAGCGCGCCTGGCCAGATAAGGACCGGGGCCTGGTCTTCGAATGCCGCGACTCCTCGGGGCACCTACGCGCCGGAAGGATCAATGCCGCCGGACAGGTCGACACGCTCCCCTACGCCCAAGATCCGGCCCTGCCCGACCTGTCCACCCGCCTGGTGGCCCCGCACGCCGAGGGCCGCCTGGTGGTTCACCGGGCAGGGCGCCGCGCCGTCGTCATGGGCACCGACCGGGTGCACAAGCTGGTACGCGTCGGGCGGGCCGAAAGACTAGCCGATCCGCGGGCGGCAGGTCCCTTCCTGCGGGCGGGCCTACGGACCGCCGAGGTTCTGGCCCGCTCCGAGTCCAGTGTGCACCTGGAACTGCTGCCGGGTCGTTCCCTCCACGAGCTGTCGGATGCAGGACTGGCGGGCTGGGAACGGCTGACACAGCTGTGGCCCGGCGTGATCCGTCCCGAATCGCTGCCGGAACACACCGGAGCCGACGAGGCCGCGGTTATGCAACGCTGGCACCGCCGCGCACTCAGGCTGGGCGCAATTGACACAATCGGGGCACAGGACGAACTCCGCCCCGCCCTGAGCGCAGCCATCGACACGGTTTCGGCTCTGCTGCGCAAGCCCGGAGATCCGCCGGCCGCCTCGCACCGGGACCTTCACGACGGCCAACTGCTATGGGACGGCACGGTGCTTTCACTGCTTGATCTGGACACCGCTGCCCTGGCCGAACCCGCCCTGGATCTGGGCAATCTGGCCGCGCACGTTGACCTCGCGCGCGCCCAGGGCAGACTCGGCGCTCAGGCACACACGCATGTAGGTAGGCTCCTGGACGATCTGGCGCAAGACCTGGCGTCCGTACCCAGATTGTCCGCCTACTACCTGGCTTCACGGCTGCGTTTGAGTTTCGTGCACGCCTTCCGCCCCGGCGCGCAGCAGTGGCTACCCGCCTGGACGGATGAATCCCTGCACCTAGCCGCCTCACCCGACCGCGCCTGGGCGGCCCGCATCAGGGAGGGATAG
- a CDS encoding phosphotransferase produces MYVSSTRSAVDTVLSPDRLSELVGFSVRAARLRIKPGVSVTVSLLRSDTGRSAGWARLLWPGSRVKAAKAAHRANRLGLRTIQRDTGDGLLFQTGEVAADPTLVKHAAAAREAGLLGALEGNLLRYNPLRRLVVRTSQGVVRVTAASQRRANALQEFVSRYLPVPSQLPVPDATDTAHLSLQRFVGDTDLSRHHDPTATIRAGAVLAALHAATDELSGPMRRDLDNKVPSAGNLALVHTHVLNHLDPTLAARVRRLGEAMPPQPRGESVLVHGDASPDQVLLDRCTGRIWLTDFDRVRLAPAAVDLGSYLTQTDSTTAPALLTGYAEAGGRVPSDTQLRGAVARARLERLQDPLRHGDPHWRRRIGIEIDRIEALLEAPPGQNGWQWERSLNRMQSKEAS; encoded by the coding sequence ATGTACGTCAGTAGCACGCGCAGCGCCGTCGACACGGTGCTCAGCCCGGACCGACTCAGCGAACTCGTGGGCTTCTCGGTGCGGGCAGCGCGGCTGCGCATAAAACCGGGGGTGTCGGTGACGGTGTCCCTGCTTCGGTCCGACACCGGACGCAGCGCCGGCTGGGCCCGACTGCTGTGGCCGGGCAGCCGCGTCAAGGCGGCCAAGGCAGCCCACCGTGCCAACCGACTCGGACTGCGCACCATCCAGCGTGACACCGGCGACGGCCTACTGTTCCAGACCGGCGAGGTGGCCGCCGACCCGACGCTGGTCAAGCACGCCGCCGCCGCCCGTGAGGCCGGGCTCCTGGGAGCCCTGGAGGGGAACCTGCTGCGTTACAACCCACTGCGCCGCCTGGTGGTCCGCACCTCCCAGGGGGTGGTGCGAGTCACCGCGGCCTCCCAACGCAGGGCCAACGCCCTGCAAGAGTTCGTATCCCGGTATCTGCCGGTGCCTTCACAGCTGCCCGTTCCGGACGCCACGGACACCGCTCATCTCAGCCTCCAGCGCTTCGTCGGCGACACCGACCTGAGCCGCCACCACGATCCGACGGCCACCATCCGGGCCGGCGCCGTGCTGGCCGCTCTGCACGCCGCCACCGATGAGCTGTCCGGGCCTATGCGCCGGGACCTGGACAATAAGGTCCCCAGCGCCGGGAACCTGGCGCTGGTGCACACCCATGTGCTCAACCACCTCGATCCGACACTAGCCGCCCGCGTGCGCCGACTCGGCGAGGCCATGCCGCCCCAGCCACGCGGAGAGTCGGTGCTAGTCCACGGGGACGCCTCCCCCGACCAGGTGCTCCTGGACCGGTGCACCGGCCGGATCTGGCTGACCGACTTCGACCGGGTCCGGCTCGCGCCTGCCGCCGTAGACCTGGGCTCCTACCTGACTCAGACCGATTCGACGACCGCCCCCGCCCTGCTCACGGGTTACGCCGAGGCCGGGGGGCGGGTTCCTAGCGACACCCAACTGCGGGGGGCCGTAGCCCGGGCCCGCTTGGAGCGTCTCCAGGATCCGCTACGCCACGGGGACCCCCACTGGCGCCGCCGGATCGGAATCGAAATCGACCGTATAGAAGCGCTGTTGGAAGCTCCACCCGGACAAAACGGATGGCAGTGGGAGAGGAGCTTGAACCGCATGCAATCAAAGGAGGCGTCATGA
- a CDS encoding ABC transporter ATP-binding protein gives MSEPRMNRSALSRTLRLIAPDLRPQAKLVAGGTLALLAEVVFRVIEPWPMKIVIDSVLSSLGAETGYAPASLVRLLGLGAALVAIVAMRALCNYLATVSFALAGSRTAIALRRRAFHHVQTLSQQFHSHNRSADTVQRLVSDVTRMQDVAVTAGLPLAANVLTLTVMLGVMVWLDPLLSLVVVAAISLFFMTSSGSSKKITSAARRTRKSEGQLANTAQEALSTIKVVQAYGLEPIVEDRFVNANQTSLHAGVRSLRLAARLERTTDVIVGLASAVVLVGGGLRVLAGAMTPGDLVLFNTYLRTTMKPLRDMAKYTGRIARAAASGERVANLMDVHPDIISPVDPVLLGHVRGSLTFEDVVTEYDGHEILHGVNLQIKAGEHVAIVGPSGSGKSTLTSLVVRAIDPIDGRVRLDGHNLTSLELTELRSHISVLHQEAVLFAASVRDNIRMGRPEATDAEVEAAAVAAGAHEFISALPDGYDTIVGERGGTLSGGQRQRVAIVRALLRNAPVVILDEATTGLDPTSSNLVLDAVDRLSRGRTLLAVTHDSEVALRSDRVVWIEDGRIRLDGPPQQLLDESPLFRAWAAAGAAQRELLTNTGPGGDRTETHVNDQTEDMNRRTHVRQ, from the coding sequence ATGTCTGAACCCCGGATGAATCGTTCCGCACTCAGCCGTACCCTGCGGCTGATCGCGCCGGATCTACGTCCGCAGGCCAAGCTGGTAGCCGGGGGCACACTCGCCCTGCTGGCCGAGGTGGTCTTCCGAGTGATTGAGCCGTGGCCCATGAAGATCGTCATCGACTCGGTCCTGTCCTCCCTGGGGGCGGAAACCGGTTATGCGCCGGCCAGTCTGGTGCGACTGCTCGGGTTGGGGGCCGCGCTCGTCGCGATTGTCGCCATGCGGGCCCTATGCAACTACCTGGCCACAGTCTCCTTCGCGCTGGCCGGCTCCCGCACCGCGATTGCGCTGCGGCGCCGCGCCTTCCACCACGTGCAGACCCTCTCCCAGCAGTTCCACTCCCACAACCGCTCCGCCGACACGGTTCAGCGACTCGTCTCCGATGTCACTCGCATGCAGGATGTGGCCGTGACCGCCGGACTGCCGCTGGCGGCCAATGTGCTCACCCTGACGGTCATGCTCGGGGTGATGGTGTGGCTGGACCCGCTGCTGTCGCTGGTGGTCGTGGCCGCAATCAGCCTGTTCTTCATGACCTCCTCCGGCAGCTCCAAGAAGATCACCTCCGCGGCCCGCCGCACCCGCAAGTCTGAGGGGCAACTGGCCAACACCGCCCAGGAGGCGCTTAGCACCATCAAGGTGGTGCAGGCATACGGGCTGGAGCCGATCGTCGAGGACCGCTTCGTCAACGCCAACCAAACCTCCCTGCACGCCGGTGTGCGCTCACTGCGCCTGGCCGCACGCCTGGAGCGCACCACCGACGTGATCGTAGGCCTGGCCTCCGCAGTGGTTCTGGTGGGCGGCGGACTGCGGGTTCTGGCCGGGGCCATGACCCCCGGCGACCTGGTCCTGTTCAACACCTACCTGCGCACCACCATGAAGCCACTACGCGATATGGCCAAGTACACCGGCCGCATCGCCCGGGCCGCCGCCTCCGGGGAGCGGGTGGCCAACCTCATGGACGTGCACCCGGACATCATCTCCCCCGTTGATCCCGTGCTACTCGGGCACGTGCGCGGCTCCTTGACCTTCGAGGACGTGGTCACCGAGTACGACGGCCACGAGATCCTGCACGGCGTCAACCTGCAGATCAAGGCCGGCGAGCATGTAGCCATCGTCGGCCCGTCCGGATCCGGCAAATCCACCCTGACCTCCCTGGTGGTGCGGGCAATCGACCCGATCGACGGCAGAGTGCGCCTGGACGGCCACAACCTCACCAGCCTGGAGCTGACCGAGCTGCGCTCGCACATCTCCGTGCTGCATCAGGAGGCGGTGCTGTTCGCCGCATCCGTGCGGGACAACATCCGCATGGGCCGCCCCGAGGCCACCGATGCGGAGGTGGAGGCCGCGGCGGTGGCGGCCGGAGCGCACGAGTTCATCAGCGCCCTGCCCGACGGCTATGACACGATCGTAGGGGAACGCGGCGGCACACTGTCCGGCGGCCAGCGCCAACGCGTCGCCATAGTGCGGGCGCTGCTGCGCAATGCGCCCGTCGTCATTCTGGACGAGGCGACCACCGGGCTGGACCCGACGTCGTCGAACCTGGTCCTGGACGCCGTCGACCGGCTCTCACGCGGCCGCACCCTGCTGGCCGTCACCCACGACTCCGAGGTCGCACTGCGCTCGGACCGGGTGGTGTGGATCGAGGACGGCCGCATTCGACTCGACGGCCCCCCGCAGCAACTGCTCGACGAATCACCGCTGTTCCGGGCGTGGGCCGCCGCCGGCGCCGCCCAACGGGAGCTGCTCACCAACACCGGCCCGGGAGGCGACCGGACCGAAACCCATGTCAATGATCAGACCGAGGACATGAACAGGAGGACCCATGTACGTCAGTAG